Within Halobacterium jilantaiense, the genomic segment CGCCCGCGTCGTTCTGGCACTTTCCACCGACGCCACCCCGCCCACGAGCGGCGGCGCGATTCCGGTCTACGGCGAGGCCTGACTCGCCACCGCCGCTCCGCACTGGACTTTCGATTCCGCTACAACACGCCCCCGCCACTGGACGCTCGTCACGCTCCCGGTCGCATAGCCGTCCGGGACTGGACACACGGTAACCGAGTGTCCTGTTGGCGTGTTGTACTCTACCAATCCGAACGGCTTTTCAAGCGGGCACGGAGAACGGCGTGGTAGACCATGGCAGAACGAGAAACGTGGGGGACCAGAATCGGGTTCATTCTGGCCGCCGTCGGCAGCGCAGTGGGACTAGGGAACATCTGGCAGTTCCCGTTCAAGACCTCGACCGAAGGCGGCGCGGCCTTCGTGTTCGTCTACCTCGTCGCCGCGCTCCTCATCGGCCTCCCCGCCATCCTCGGGGAGTTCGTCGTCGGGCGGCGCGCGAACATCAACGCGGTCGAAGCGTTCGACCGCCTCAAACACCCGGCGTGGACGGTCGTCGGCGCACTCGGGCTGCTGACTGGGCTGTGGATTCTCTCGTACTACAGCGTCGTCGGCGGCTGGGTCACGCGCTACATCGTCGGCAGCGCCACCGGCGCGTACTTCGCCGCGCCCGCCGAGTACTTCGGCCGCGTGTCGATGGGCTGGGAGGCAATCGCCTTCCACGGCGGCTTCATGGCCGTCACTGCCGGCATCGTCGCGTTCGGCATCGAGGACGGCATCGAGAAGGCGACCAAACTGATGGTGCCGTCCATCATCGTGATGCTCGTCGGCCTCGCCGTGTACGCGTTCACGCTCGACGGCGCGGGGGCCGCCTACGAGTTCTACCTCTCCCCCGACTTCGGATTCATCGCGGACAACCTCGGGACCATCGTTCCGTACGCCGTCAGTCAGGCGTTCTTCTCGCTGTCGCTGGGGATGGGCGCAATGATAACGTACGCCTCCTACCTCGGTGACGACGACAGCCTGTTCGCCGACGGCAGCCTCATCGTCGTGCTGAACACGGCGGTCGGCCTGCTCGCCGGCCTCGTCGTCATCCCGCTGCTGTTCGTGCAGTTCGGCACCGTGCCGGACGCCGCTGCGGGCGGTGGTGCCGGCGCGCTGTTCGTCTCCGTCGCGCAGGCGTTCGCCGACCTCGGGATGGCCGGCCGCGCGCTCGGCGTCGTGTTCTTCGGCGTCGTGCTCGTCGCCGCGCTCTCCTCGGCAATCAGCCTCCTCGAAGTCGTCACGTCCTACGTCGTCGACAACTACGGCTACAGCCGGCCGGCGACCGCCTTCGGCTTCGGCGGCGCGCTGTTCGCGCTCGGTACGCTGTCCGCGTGGAACACCGCGTGGCTCGGCTGGTTCGACTCGCTGGCCTACGGCGTCCTGCTGCCGCTTTCCGTGCTGCTCGGCGTCATCTTCGTCGGCTGGGTGTACGGCCCGGAGGCCGTCGACGAGATTCAGAAGGGCACCAGCAACGGCGGGTCGTTCGCCACGGCGTGGCTGTGGTCCGTCCGGACGTACGTGCTCGCGGGCGTCTTCGTGACGCTGTACCTCGGGGTCACCGACATCTACTCGGCACCCCCGATTCCCTTCCTCTAGGAATCGTCAGCGAAATCCAGAATTCAGCACAGATTCCAAATTCCGTAACGGTTCTTCACGGCCGCAACGCGGTGGTATTCGGGAGTTGACGATTCGTCGGTCGTAACCCTGAAATGGGGTGGCTTGCTACGCGCTCTCAATGACACGAGAGTCCTGGCAGACGCGACTCGGCTTCATCCTCGCCGCCGTGGGGTCGGCGGTGGGGCTGGGGAACCTCTGGCGGTTCCCCTGGATGACCAGCGAGAACGGCGGTGCGGCCTTCCTCCTCGTTTACCTCGGCGTCGTCCTCCTGGTCGGCGTCCCCGGCCTCCTCGCGGAGTTCGTCATCGGCCGGCGCTCCGGCCGCAACCCGGTCGGCGCGCTCTCCTCGCTCTCCGACTCGAAGGCGTGGTCGGCGTTCGGTCACGTGTTCGTCGTCACTGCCATCGTCCTGCTGTCGTTCTACAGCGTGGTCGGCGGGTGGATTCTCCGGTACGTCGGCGCGAGCGTCACGGGCGCGTACTTCGCGAACCCCGGCGGCTACTTCGACGCCGTGAACTACGGGCTCGAAGCCGCGGGCTTCCACCTCCTCTTCCTCGGTATCACGGCGCTCATCGTGTTACGGGGCGTCAAACGCGGCATCGAGAGCGCGACCAAGGTGATGATGCCCGCCATCGTCGTCCTGCTGGTCGCGCTCGCCGTCTGGGGCGTCACGCTCGACGGCGCGGGCGAGGGGCTCACGTTCCTGCTGTCCCCGGACTTCGCCGCGCTCGAAGCGAACTTCTTCGACATCCTCCCGGTCGCCGCCGGCCAGGCGCTGTTCACGCTCTCGCTGGGCGCTGGCACGATGCTCACGTACGCCTCCTACCTCGGCGAGGACCGGTCGCTCGCCGCCGACGGCACCGCCATCGCCGTGCTGAACACGTTCGTCGGTGTGCTCGCCGGCGTCGTCGTCTTCCCCATCATGTTCGCGCTCGTCGGCGAAGTCGGCGACGGCGGCCCCGGCGCGCTGTTCGTCGGTCTCGCGAGCGCGTTCGCGTCGCTGCCCTACGGCCAGCTCGTCGGCACCGTGTTCTTCGGCGTCGTCGCGCTCGCCGCGCTCTCTTCCTCCATCTCGATGCTGGAGATTCCGGTCTCCTTCCTCGTCGACGAGTACGGCGTCTCCCGACCGACCGCGACCGCCGGGCTGGTCGGCGTCTTCGCGGTCACTGGCTCCGTCTGCGCGCTCGACCCCGGGGTCTTCGACCTCGTCGCGAGCACCATCGTCGACCTCCTGTTGACCGGCGGCCTCGTCGGCTTCCTGCTGTTCGCGGGCTGGGTGCTCGGCCGGGACGCCGTCGCGGAGTACGAACTCGGCGCGGGGGCGTTCGCCAGCCGATTCGGGACGCCGTGGCTGTACGCCGCCGGCGTCTTCATTCCGGTCTTCCTCATCTTCACGTTCGTCTCCGGGCTCGCCGGCGCGCTCGGCGTCTCGGTCGCGTCGACGGAGCTGCTCGGTGTCACGTTCAGCCAGACACGCGTGTTCGTCGTTGTCAGCGTCCTCGTCGCGCTCGCCTCGTTCCTCGGTCTGCGGCGCGCAGACTCGGTCATCTGACGGGTCTGGACCGGCGGTCGACCCATCCCCGTCTCGGAATCCTTTTGCCGTCGGTCGCGGAAACGTCTCTCAATCAGATGACGATGGAAGAGCGCATCGAGGAACTGCGCGAGAAGACCGAGCGCGCACTCCTCGGCGGGGGCGAAGACCGAATCGAGTCCCAGCACGAGAAGGGGAAGATGACGGCCCGCGAGCGCATCGACTACTTCCTCGACGACGGGACCTTCAACGAACTGGACCAGCTCCGCACGCACCGGTCCACGAACTTCGACATGGACGAGACACAGCTCCCGGGTGACGGCGTCGTCACGGGCTACGGCGAGGTCAACGGCCGCACGACGTTCGTGTTCGCCCACGACTTCACCGTCTTCGGCGGGAGCCTCGGCGAGGTGTTCGCCGAGAAAGTGACGAAGGTGATGGACCGCGCGATGGAGGTCGGCGCGCCCGTCGTCGGCCTGAACGACTCCGCGGGGGCCCGCATTCAGGAGGGCGTCGACGCCCTCGGCGGGTACGCCGAAATCTTCACGCGCAACGAGAAAGCCTCGGGCGTCGTCCCACAGATTTCCGCCATCATGGGGCCGTGCGCGGGCGGCGCGGTGTACTCGCCGGCCATCACGGACTTCGTCTTCATGGTGAAAGACACCAGTCACATGTTCATCACCGGTCCCGACGTCATCGAGACGGTGACCGGCGAGGAGGTCGGCTTCGAGGAGCTCGGCGGCGCGACGACGCACTCCTCGGAGTCCGGGGTCGCGCACTTCGCTTGCGACAGCGAGGAGGAGGCACTGGACAACATCAAACGCCTGCTTTCGTACCTCCCGCAGAACAACGTCGAAGACCCGCCGCGGGTGGAGCCCTACGACGACCCGGAGCGCCGCGACGAGGCCCTCGAATCCATCGTCCCGGACCAGCCCCGGAAGCCCTACGACATGACCGACGTCATCGACAGCGTCGCGGACGAGGGCTCGTTCTTCGAGGTGCAGGCGAACTACGCGAAGAACATCGTCGTCGGGTTCGCGCGACTCGACGGCCGCTCCGTCGGTATCGTCGCGAACCAGCCCCGCGTGAACGCCGGCACGCTCGACATCGCGGCCTCCGAGAAGGCCAGCCGGTTCGTGCGCTTCTGTGACTCCTTCAACGTCCCCATCCTGACGTTCGTGGACGTGCCCGGGTTCCTGCCCGGCACCGACCAGGAACACAACGGCATCATCCGGCACGGCGCGAAACTCCTGTACGCGTTCAGCGAGGCGAGCGTGCCGCTGATGACGGTTATCACGCGGAAGGCGTACGGCGGTGCCTACGACGTGATGGCGAGCAAGCACATCGGCGCGGACGTCAACTACGCGTGGCCGACCGCCGAAATCGCGGTGATGGGGCCGAAGGGCGCGGTGAACGTCCTCTACGACGACGAACTCGAGGAGGCTGAGGACACCGAGGCGCGCCGGCAGGAGCTCATCGACGAGTACCGCGAGGAGTTCGCGAACCCCTACACGGCCGCGGACCGCGGCTACCTCGACGCGGTCATCGAGCCGACCGAGACCCGACCGCGGCTCGTCGACGACCTCGACATGCTGTCGAGCAAGCGCGAGGACACCCCGGACAAGAAACACGGCAACATCCCGCTGTAATGCCCGCCGAGATGGACCTGACAATTCCCGAGGACGCAACCGACGAGGAGGCGGCTGCCATCGCTGCGGCCGTCCAGAGCCACGTCTCGGCGCTCGCTGCCGCCGCAGAAGCGGCCGAAGACGACGAGGAGACGTGGACCGACCGGAAGTGGGCGTTCGCCGGTCGCGTCGAGGGCCTCGGCGGGCGCTCGGTTCGCGTGCCCGACGGCGCGCCCACGGACGCCTGGAGCGCGGCCGGCCGGCGCGAGCGGTTCTGACAGGGGGCTTTTAGAAGCAGTCCGTCGTTGTTGGGGTCATGCCCGGCCCAGTGTTCCTCGACGGCGATACCGTATCACTCCGTCCAGCGACGGACGCAGACGTCTCGTTTCTCCGGGAGAACGAGCAAGACCCACAGATTCGAGCGTCGCGGAGCGTTCAGACGCCGGTGAGCGAGGAGCAGGCACGGAGACGAATCGGTGGCACGATGGGGCGGAGCGACGACACGCTCGGGCTGCTCGTCTGCCGGGACACGACTCCCGTGGGCTTCGTCTACCTGCTCCGTGAGCAACCGAACGCCGACGTGTATCGGGCCGCCGAACTCGCGTACTGGGTGACTCCCGGAGAGTGGGGGAACGGGTATGCGACTGCGGCCAGCGAACTCGCTGTCGAATACGCGTTCGCCGAACTCGGTCTGCACCGGGTCGACGCCTCGGCGTTCGAGTCGAATACGGCGTCGAAGCGAGTACTGGAGAAACTCGGGTTCACCCGGGAGGGGACGGCTCGGCGTGCCGCCTACGTCGACGGCGAGTGGATTGACGTCGCCGAGTTCGGGCTCCTCGAATCCGAGTGGGCGACCGGCCGCCACGAGCAGTCTTGACTGGTTCGGCCGACCACTCTTCGCGACTGTCGTGGTTGGTTCGCGGGATTCCCTCAACGGTGCTCACGCTGACTACAGATGGCGACGAGGGTCGGGAGCAAGCAGTCGCCGAACAGACGCTGGACTCCCGCTAGCGCGTCTCGAAGGTCGCCCGGACAGTTTCTTCCGGCCGCGTCGTGGAGCCAATATCGACACCGACCCCGTCGTGGTCGTGGTTCACGGTCGTCCGAGCCGCTATCGTCGCCAGCGCGAGCCGTAGCTCCATGCGCGCGAACCGCATCCCGATGCAGTGTCGGGGGCCGCCGCCGAACGGGAAGTAGGCGTACTCGGGGCGGCCGTCTCCGGGCGGGTCGGTGATGTCGTCCCACCGGCTCGGGTCGAAGGTCATCGGGTCGTCCCACCAGCGCTCGTCGATGTGAACGTGGAACTGCGGGAGCGTGACGAACGTTCCCTCGGGGAGCCGGGAACCGTCGACGACCACCGGCTCCCGGGTCTCGCGGAACACTGCGGAAGCTGGCGGATACCGCCGTAAGACTTCCCGGACCACCTGTTCGGTGTAGGACAGCGCTGGAAGGTCGCCCAGCGTCGCGCGCCCGCTGTCGACGACGGCGTCGACTTCTGCCTGCAGGCGGCTCGCCACCGCTGGATTCCGACCGAGTTCGTACAGCGCCCACGTCAGTGCGGTGGCGGTCGTCTCGTGGCCAGCGAACAGGAACGTCACCACCTGGCTCCGGACCTCGGCCTCGCTGGGGCCGTCGGGGTCGTCCTCGCTGGCAGCGACCAGAAGCGAGAGGAGGTCCTTGCCGCTGTCATCGGCGTCCGCGAGCAGCTCTTCGACGACGCCGTCCAACCGTTCGATGCCGCGGCGGTACCGCAGATTCGCGGGCGTCGGGAGCCAGTCCGGGACCGACACGGCGACGGGGTTCTCGCTCGTGCGTTCGCGGATTGCCTCCGCCCCGGCCCGGACCGCTGCGTGCTGGTCGGCCGTCTCAGCGCCGAGCAGCGTCTTCCCGAGCACACGGAGCGTGTACCGGGACGCGACATCTTCGACGGGGACGGCGTCGCTGGTCGCCCACTCGTCGGCTGCCGCCGCGGCGTACGTCGCCATCGTCTCCGCGTAGGTCGCCACGCGCTCGCGGTAGAACAGCGGCTGGAGGCGGCTCCGCTGGCGCTGCCAGCGGTCGCCGTCGGTCAACAGCAGGCCGTCCGAGAGGACGTCGACGCCCGGCCCGTCCGGCTTCTCGTAGGCGGCGTCATCCTCAACGAGGACCTGTCGGATACCGTCCGGATGGAGGACAGTCGCCATATCGTAGGTCCCCATCGAGAACCGAACGACGTCGCCGGTCTCACCGAGGCGTTGGTACAGCTCGTAGGGGTCCCGGGCGAACGTCACGGCGCTCCCGACGAGCGGGACTCCGTTGTGTTTCGGTGCCAGTGGCGCGCGGTCGGCTGGTTCGCTCACGTCGCGGGCTTCGCGTGAGCCCCGAATCGGCGTTGGCGCGTCCACACTAGCCTATTTATGAGTGTCGCCGGTACGGAGCGACGATGCGGCACCTGCGCGTCCGTCTGGCGTTCCCGCCGCGCACCCGTCACCCGATGCACCAGTTCCTCGTCGACCACCCGGCGCTCCACCGCGAGGAGCTGTGGTCGTGGAACTTCGAAGGCGCAGCCCCAGCGGTGCTGTTCCGCGTCGAGGGGGCCCGAGAGCCCTACCGGAAGCGCATCGCCGACGTCGACAGCATCGCGGGCTTCGACCTGACTACCGGCGGGGACGGCTGGTTCTACGCGTTCGTCCGCGGGACGCCCACCGCCGAGGAGTGGGAGTGGCTGCTGGCGTTCGCGTACGCGTCGCTGCTCGTCGTGCCGCCCGTCGTCTACACTGACGAGGGGGACGCGGTGTTCGAGGTGGTCGGCGAGCCGGACCATCTGCGGGGGCTCCTCTCGGAACTCCCGGCACGTGTCGACACGACCGTCGAGCGGGTCGGGGAGTACGACCGCCGTCGGGGGCCGGCGGTACCGCTGACCGACCGTCAGCGGGAGGTCGTGGCTGCGGCGGTCGACCTCGGGTACTACGACGTGCCGCGGGCGGCGACACTAGCGGACGTGGCGGCCGAGGTCGGGGTGGCGTCGTCGACGGTCTCCGACCACCTTCGGAAGGCGGAGTCCGTGGTGATGTCAGAACTCCGCGGCCCCACCGGGTGACCCCTTCGAGGGGCGGCCCGTCCCAGAACCGAAGCTATGAGTAGGGCGTCCCAAGAACGAACGTTCAAGAATGTTCGAGAAGGTGCTCGTCGCGAACCGCGGCGAAATCGCGGTGCGGGTGATGCGGGCCTGTGACGACCTCGGTGTCGACACGGTCGCCGTCTACAGTGACGCGGACAAACACGCGGGCCACGTCCGGTACGCGGACGAGGCGTACAACGTCGGGCCGGCGCGCGCGGCCGACTCCTACCTCGACCACGAGGGCATCATCGACGCCGCGAAGCAGGCCGACGCGGACGCCATCCACCCGGGCTACGGCTTCCTCGCGGAGAACGCCGAGTTCGCCGGCAAGGTCGAGGACACCGAGGGCGTCACGTGGGTCGGCCCGTCCGCGGACTCGATGCGCCAGCTCGGCGAGAAGACCAGCGCTCGGAAGACGATGCGGGAGGCCGACGTGCCCATCGTCCCCGGTACCACGGACCCCGTGGAGTCCGTCGAGGAGATTCACGAGTTCGGCGAGGAGCACGGCTACCCAATCGCCATCAAGGCCGAGGGCGGCGGTGGCGGCCGCGGCATGAAGATCGTGCGGAGCGAGGACGAGGCCGAGGACCAGCTGGAGTCCGCCGAGCGCGAGGGCGAGGCGTACTTCGACAACGCGAACGTCTACCTCGAACGGTATCTGGAGAACCCCCGACACATCGAGGTCCAGATTCTCGCCGACCACCACGGGAACGTCCGGCACCTCGGCGAGCGCGACTGCTCGCTGCAGCGCCGCCACCAGAAGGTCATCGAGGAGGGGCCGAGCCCCGCGCTCACCGACGAACTCCGGGAGGAGATTGGACGCGCAGCCCGTCGCGGCGCGGACTCCGCGGGCTACTACAACGCGGGCACCTTCGAGTTCCTCGTCGAGGAGGACCCCGACCGCGAGCCCGGCGAACTGCTCGGACCGGAGACGGACTTCTACTTCCTCGAAGTGAACACCCGCATCCAGGTCGAGCACACCGTCACGGAGGAGCTGACCGGCATCGACATCGTGAAGTGGCAGCTCAAGGTCGCGTCCGACGACGAGCTCACGTTCGAGCAGGACGACGTGGAGCTGGACGGTCACGCGGTCGAGTACCGCATCAACGCGGAGAACGCCGCCAACGACTTCGCGCCGGCGACGGGCGGTGAACTGGAGACCTACGACCCGCCGGGCGGCATCGGCGTGCGGGTCGACGACGCGCTCCGGCAGGGCGACGACCTCGTCACCGACTACGACTCGATGGTCGCGAAGCTCATCGTCCACGGCGGCGACCGCGAGGAGTGCCTGGCGCGCTCCCGGCGCGCGCTCGCCGAGTACGACATCGAGGGCATCCCGACTATCGTTCCCTTCCACCGGCTGATGCTGGAGGACGACGAGTTCGTCGGCGGCACGCACACGACGAAGTACCTCGACGAGGATCTCGACGAGGAGCGTGTCGCCGACGCGCAGGAGCAGTGGGGCGGCGACACCACCTCCGAGGGCAGCGACGAGGACGTCGTCGAACGCGACTTCACGGTCGAAGTCAACGGCAAGCGCTTCGAGGTCAACCTCGAGGAGCGCGGCGCGGCCCAGCTCGCGACCGGCGGGAGCAGCGGCGGCGAGCGCCCCGAGCCCGCGGGCGGCAGCGACGACAGCGAGACGGTCGTGGAGAGCGACGGCGAGACCGTCGAGGCCGAGATGCAGGGCACCATTCTGGACGTGAACGTCTCCGAGGGCGACGAGGTCGAGCCCGGCGACGTACTCGTCGTCCTTGAGGCGATGAAGATGGAGAACGACGTGGTCGCCTCCCACGGCGGCACCGTTACGCAGGTCGCGGTCAACGAGGACGACAGCGTCGACATGGGCGACGTGCTCGTCGTCATCGACTGACGGCAGCCGAATCTTTATCTGGCGTCACCGTCCTCGGTGACGTACGAGAACATTGGCGGTGGGTCGATCGCCGGAGCCGTGCCCCGACCGGTATCTACAACTCGGTGAGGCGCGTTCACTCGACGGCCCGCCATCCCTTACGCATGATTCACGCCGAGTCCGTCGCTACTGCCCCCGTCGAAAACTACCGACGCGAAGGTCGGCCGAGAGTCGGGTGGTCTGCGTGAAACCGCAGTTCGAGTCGCTAACTAAGCCACCGGGCGTCCGCGTCAGCGACCCGATCGAGAACGCGCAGTTCGAGGTCTACACGGACAACCCCGTGAATCCAACTCCAGCAGACGGCGACCGGTTCGCGCTCCCGGTGGACAACGCAGTCCGGTTCACCGTCACGAAACTGGAGTTCCCGCAACTGTTGAACGTCGACGTCTGGACACAGGACGGTACGCTCGCCGACCAGTCCGTAAACCAGGAAGTGGATTCCTACCCTGCGCGGCAGTACTCCCTCGACATGGACCTCGGGCCGATGAAACTGGCAGTTTCGACCGGTTCGGCGTTCACTGTGCGACGCGAAGGCAACACGACGTACATCTCTTTCCACAATCCAACGCCGATCCGGCTCGGAGCCCGATCACTCCACGAGTCGCCCGCCGCGACCATCACTGTCAGCGACGATCCGGTCGACGGGATGCGCGCAGTCTCCCTGTTTGGCTCTGCACTGAAGACCACTAGCCCCGAACGTTCATTTCCGACGCTACGGGGTCACCCGCCACTCGTCGAGTTGGGGGACAGCTTCGACGCACCCGATGCCCTCTCACGTCCGGAGACGGGCATTGCGATCGAACTCCCCCGAAACTGGGGAGATGTCTACCGGACGAGCTCGCTAGCGTTCTACCTCGGCGCAGACGTCCGTCCGGGCGACGAGCGTACGCTCGTCGTCGATGGTGACCGTCACTCGCTGGACACTCCACAGGGGTTCGAGCGGGGGGTAAACGCGCTCCTCAAACACGTGTTCTTCCTCGACTGCGTCGTCCGAACAGAGGGACTCTACCCAGTAGACCTCCACGAGCGGTCTGTCGTCGAAGACGAGCTCGACTTCGACCTATCGAACATCTACGATGCGTCGCTGTCGACGCGTCTCGCAGCGTACCTCGATGTCCCGACCGAGGTGACGAAGCCACACTGGCCACGCTGGAAGCAGACTGTCGACGTTGCAGCCGAACCCAAACGGGTCGAGTCACTGCCGTTCGTGGTGAACGACCTGGCGGAGATCCGAATTCCCAGAACCGACGAGGAGACACCCGATGTCCGGGAGGAGCCGGAGGCCGTTACGTCGTTCCTTCGCGCTCGCGAAGGCCTCGCTCGGAGTCCCTTGGGGGAAGAACACGAAGACGACAGCGCGTCCGGGTACTCGAACGTGATCAAACCAGACGCGACGAACACGATCGAGCACACGTGGCTCGCGAACGGTTTCCCACTGGGAGCCAGCAAGGCGGCCGCCGAGTACTACAAGCGGCGGTTCGACCACTCGCCCTCCGAGCGGGAGTCCATCCGAATCGACATCGTCTGTAACGACCAGTCGATGACTGAGGAGGACATCGTCGAGGAGTTCTACGGTGCGCGGGACTTCTTCGAGTTCGACATCAGCGTCCACTACGACCTCGAACGAGCCGAACTCCGGGAGTTACTGACCGCTGATATCGACTTCCTTCACTACATCGGGCACGTCGAGGAGGGTGGGTTTCAGTGCAGTGACGGGCTCTTCGACGCGCGGACGCTCGACGAGACAGAGGTCCGGGCATTCCTGTTGAACGCTTGCCGGTCGTACGTACAGGGGCGTGCACTCGTCGATGCGGGGAGCATCGGCGGAATAGTCACGCTTACGGACATCAGCAACGACCCGGCCGTGCGCATCGGCCGAGCGCTCGCACGACTCCTGAACAAGGGGTTCTCGTTGCTCGCTGGGCTGTCTGTCGCGAGAAACGTGACGCTGTTCGGGAACCAGTATATTACGGTCGGTGACGGAACGGTCCAGTTAGTCCAGTCGTCGGCCGGGACACCGACAATGTCCGAGGTTGAGCGGGTTGGGGACGAGTATCGCGTTACGGTTCACGGATACCCGACCTCCCGAACTTCGATTGGGTCGCTCATCACAGTTCACGTAAAAAACCTCACAACCCAGTATCTAAACTCGGGTGAAATTGACGAATATCTCCTTGATGAGAGCGATCTACGGACGTTTTTCCAGCGTGGAGTCTTTCCAGTAATGTTCGAGGGGTCACTGACTTGGAGCGATTACTTACTGGAGAACAGGCTGAATTAAGGTCCAGACGTCGATGCTGTCTCGGACGCCATAGCGGCGCCTGTCGTCGACAGGAACACCAGCATCGAGAACAGCACGCCGATCATTCGCGGGTGGTCCGACAGGAACTGACTGAACTTGTTGTCTGCCATCGTCATCTGTTCCAAGCCACGCCCGTATATTCAATCTATCTGAAAATAACATAGATAAATAAAGTGAAAAGATCGTGGATAGATGACTGGTGCTGGACGCGTCCCGCGCTGAAGCGGGCTCGAAGCGGCGTTTCGTGGCCGCACGGAGACTCGCTGGGATGTACGCGCGAGGTTTAACAGCGACGGCCGGCAACGCGAGTGTGATGAACGACACGCGACGAGCGGTCCTCGACGCGCTCGCCGACGGCCCCGAACCGGGGCCGGCGATCGCCGACGCGCTCGATGTCTCGCGAGCGGCGGTCTGGAAGCACGTCGAGGCGCTCCGTGACGCCGGCTTCGAGGTGGACAGCGGCGACGACGGCTACGTGCTCGCCAGCGTTCCCGAGTACGGCGGGCCCGCCGTCGAATTCGGGCTGGACGCGTCGTTCGACGTGGAGTACCACGACGCAGTCGCGAGCACGAACGACCGCGCGCGGGAACTCGCCACCGAAGGCGCGGCGGACGTGGTCGTGCTCGCGGACCGCCAGACGGGCGGCCGCGGCCGCCGAGACCGCGAGTGGTCGTCGCCGTCCGGCGGTATCTGGGCGAGCCTCGTTCTGCGACCGGACCTGCCGCCCGCTCGCGTCCCGCTGCTGACGCTCGCTGCTGCGGTCGCAGTCACCGACGCCGCGCGGGAGGCCGGCGTCGACGCCGCTATCAAGTGGCCGAACGACGTGGTCGTGCCGGACGAGACGAGCGAGCGCGGCGGCCGGAAGCTGGCGGGCGTCCTGACGGAGATGGAGGGCGAGGCCAGCCGCGTCTCCTGGGTGGTCGTCGGGATGGGCGTGAACGCGAACGTCGACCCCGCCGATCTGGAGGGTGAGGCGACGAGCGTGCGCGCCGAGGCCGGCGACGTGTCACGGCGCGTGTTCGTCCAGCGCGTCCTCGAACGCTTCGACGACCTGCGCGCCGACCCCGACGGCGTGCTCGACGCGTGGCGGGAGCGAGCCGCGACCCTCGGGCAGCGCGTGCGCGTCGACCTCGGCGACGAGACAGTCGAAGGCGAGGCCGTCGACGTCACCGAACACGGCGCGCTCGTCGTGGCGACCGACGACGGCGAGCGCGTC encodes:
- a CDS encoding CHAT domain-containing protein — protein: MKPQFESLTKPPGVRVSDPIENAQFEVYTDNPVNPTPADGDRFALPVDNAVRFTVTKLEFPQLLNVDVWTQDGTLADQSVNQEVDSYPARQYSLDMDLGPMKLAVSTGSAFTVRREGNTTYISFHNPTPIRLGARSLHESPAATITVSDDPVDGMRAVSLFGSALKTTSPERSFPTLRGHPPLVELGDSFDAPDALSRPETGIAIELPRNWGDVYRTSSLAFYLGADVRPGDERTLVVDGDRHSLDTPQGFERGVNALLKHVFFLDCVVRTEGLYPVDLHERSVVEDELDFDLSNIYDASLSTRLAAYLDVPTEVTKPHWPRWKQTVDVAAEPKRVESLPFVVNDLAEIRIPRTDEETPDVREEPEAVTSFLRAREGLARSPLGEEHEDDSASGYSNVIKPDATNTIEHTWLANGFPLGASKAAAEYYKRRFDHSPSERESIRIDIVCNDQSMTEEDIVEEFYGARDFFEFDISVHYDLERAELRELLTADIDFLHYIGHVEEGGFQCSDGLFDARTLDETEVRAFLLNACRSYVQGRALVDAGSIGGIVTLTDISNDPAVRIGRALARLLNKGFSLLAGLSVARNVTLFGNQYITVGDGTVQLVQSSAGTPTMSEVERVGDEYRVTVHGYPTSRTSIGSLITVHVKNLTTQYLNSGEIDEYLLDESDLRTFFQRGVFPVMFEGSLTWSDYLLENRLN
- a CDS encoding biotin--[acetyl-CoA-carboxylase] ligase; amino-acid sequence: MNDTRRAVLDALADGPEPGPAIADALDVSRAAVWKHVEALRDAGFEVDSGDDGYVLASVPEYGGPAVEFGLDASFDVEYHDAVASTNDRARELATEGAADVVVLADRQTGGRGRRDREWSSPSGGIWASLVLRPDLPPARVPLLTLAAAVAVTDAAREAGVDAAIKWPNDVVVPDETSERGGRKLAGVLTEMEGEASRVSWVVVGMGVNANVDPADLEGEATSVRAEAGDVSRRVFVQRVLERFDDLRADPDGVLDAWRERAATLGQRVRVDLGDETVEGEAVDVTEHGALVVATDDGERVVHSGDCQHLRPAE
- a CDS encoding acetyl-CoA carboxylase biotin carboxylase subunit — translated: MFEKVLVANRGEIAVRVMRACDDLGVDTVAVYSDADKHAGHVRYADEAYNVGPARAADSYLDHEGIIDAAKQADADAIHPGYGFLAENAEFAGKVEDTEGVTWVGPSADSMRQLGEKTSARKTMREADVPIVPGTTDPVESVEEIHEFGEEHGYPIAIKAEGGGGGRGMKIVRSEDEAEDQLESAEREGEAYFDNANVYLERYLENPRHIEVQILADHHGNVRHLGERDCSLQRRHQKVIEEGPSPALTDELREEIGRAARRGADSAGYYNAGTFEFLVEEDPDREPGELLGPETDFYFLEVNTRIQVEHTVTEELTGIDIVKWQLKVASDDELTFEQDDVELDGHAVEYRINAENAANDFAPATGGELETYDPPGGIGVRVDDALRQGDDLVTDYDSMVAKLIVHGGDREECLARSRRALAEYDIEGIPTIVPFHRLMLEDDEFVGGTHTTKYLDEDLDEERVADAQEQWGGDTTSEGSDEDVVERDFTVEVNGKRFEVNLEERGAAQLATGGSSGGERPEPAGGSDDSETVVESDGETVEAEMQGTILDVNVSEGDEVEPGDVLVVLEAMKMENDVVASHGGTVTQVAVNEDDSVDMGDVLVVID
- a CDS encoding DUF7503 family protein produces the protein MTMADNKFSQFLSDHPRMIGVLFSMLVFLSTTGAAMASETASTSGP